A region of Dioscorea cayenensis subsp. rotundata cultivar TDr96_F1 chromosome 5, TDr96_F1_v2_PseudoChromosome.rev07_lg8_w22 25.fasta, whole genome shotgun sequence DNA encodes the following proteins:
- the LOC120260626 gene encoding UDP-glucose flavonoid 3-O-glucosyltransferase 7-like produces MELHIFFLPMLTPGHMLPMVDMARLFANRGVRATIVTTPFNATNFCSGPNLNILTIPFSSAVTGLPDGVENLTNLPTPEIPPAFVKALDLLESPFRNLLSDHHPDCIISDIFYSWSSDVAAEFGIPRLVFQGMGFFSLILTGIVSQLKTHETVTGDDEPFIVPMIPHEIKLMRSELPTYVLKPNDDIRRMAKAQDKSYGMIMNTFHELEAEYVGLLKMSWHMRVWLVGPVSLCNQGLLDRGSEAPAHVSHQCLKWLDSKEPGSVLYVCFGSLGKFTPMQMREIASGLLGSGHQFIWVVKSSGETPPLVDEEKGLVVDGWAPQVLILNHPAVGGFMTHCGWNSSLEGITAGLPMITWPLFAEQFFNEKLIVEVLRVGVSVGFKQCCMDMERRKVVKGEVIEVAVKRLMGGEVEAVERKKRAKELSKKAKMAFGQGGSSHSDVSGLIQELVDLKANKTKAT; encoded by the coding sequence ATGGAActccacatcttcttcctcCCTATGCTCACCCCGGGCCACATGCTGCCCATGGTCGACATGGCCCGCCTCTTCGCCAACCGCGGCGTGCGCGCCACCATCGTCACAACCCCATTCAACGCCACCAACTTCTGCTCCGGGCCCAACCTCAACATCCTCACCATCCCCTTCTCCTCCGCCGTCACCGGCCTCCCCGACGGCGTCGAGAACCTCACCAACCTCCCCACCCCTGAAATCCCCCCAGCCTTCGTCAAAGCTCTTGACTTACTTGAATCTCCTTTCCGCAACCTTCTCTCCGATCACCACCCAGACTGCATCATCTCCGACATCTTCTACTCCTGGTCATCGGACGTCGCTGCCGAATTCGGCATCCCAAGGTTAGTTTTCCAAGGCATGGGTTTCTTCTCCCTTATCCTCACCGGCATCGTCTCTCAGTTAAAGACACACGAGACCGTCACCGGAGACGACGAGCCTTTCATAGTACCAATGATACCTCATGAGATCAAGCTCATGAGGTCAGAACTCCCCACCTACGTCTTGAAACCGAACGATGATATTCGTAGGATGGCCAAAGCTCAGGATAAGAGCTACGGCATGATCATGAACACTTTCCATGAATTAGAAGCAGAGTACGTTGGGCTCCTCAAGATGTCATGGCACATGCGTGTGTGGCTCGTCGGTCCTGTCTCTCTTTGCAACCAAGGTCTTCTCGACCGCGGCAGTGAAGCTCCGGCGCATGTCTCCCACCAGTGCCTCAAATGGCTCGACAGTAAAGAACCAGGGTCGGTTCTTTACGTGTGTTTTGGGAGTTTGGGCAAGTTCACGCCCATGCAGATGCGTGAAATAGCGTCTGGGCTTTTGGGTTCTGGACACCAGTTTATTTGGGTGGTGAAAAGCTCCGGCGAGACTCCACCGTTGGTGGATGAAGAGAAGGGTTTGGTTGTTGATGGTTGGGCTCCTCAAGTGTTGATATTGAACCATCCGGCGGTTGGAGGGTTCATGACGCACTGTGGTTGGAActcaagcttggaagggattacCGCCGGCTTGCCGATGATCACTTGGCCGTTGTTTGCTGAACAGTTCTTCAATGAGAAGTTGATAGTGGAGGTGTTGAGGGTTGGGGTGTCTGTTGGGTTTAAGCAATGTTGTATGGATATGGAGAGGAGGAAGGTGGTGAAAGGAGAGGTGATAGAGGTGGCTGTGAAGAGGTTGATGGGTGGAGAAGTGGAGGCCgttgagaggaagaagagagcaAAGGAGTTAAGTAAAAAGGCCAAGATggcctttggtcaaggtggttCGTCACACAGTGATGTGAGTGGATTAATTCAAGAATTGGTTGACCTTAAGGCTAATAAAACAAAAGCTACTTAA